The sequence GGATGCGTCTCCCCATTCAAGAAATGTCAATATCTCTAAAACTCAAGGATGCGTCCCTGTGGAACACTACACAAGACCATTTTCTCATGTAAGGACAAAATCGGGGTGAGTTTACAAATTGGATCAAGAGATGGATCGATTTTATAAATTTTTGAAAAGGTCATAATAGGTCCACCATGAATAACAGATATGGGGTATATTGATATAAAGTGAAAATTGGGGCCTAGTGTATATCTAAGCTATAAGTAGGTGATGTTGCAATTGAGAGCTTAGAGGTTGGGGTATCTAGATAATTTAAAAAGTTGATGTAATTCTTCACTAACAAAATTTTCAAGTTAATACTTTAGAGATATTTGTTAACACCACCAAATTCATTTCTTGCTTTTGCTTTTGCCTTTTCATTTTCATCCACTGTATGTATCATTCTTCCACTACTGTAAATGTCAAGGCACTACAAGCTCCTCATAGTCTCTGCCCTAGCCATCTATTTTACCACCCAAACTCTCACATTATGAAAGGTCCGACCTGGAAAATGGAAGTCATTAGAAAGTTTAACTAAATTAGAGTATTTCATAGGATTATCAGTTCCAACAACCAAGcttaccaaaaatatctagaagttTGCATAAACTATGGCACTCGTACAGTAGTAAACGTTTTAAATGCTCCGAGGAAGGATTCATCTAGTTTATCTAATCCTGATAAGTCATTTCTAGAGTACTAAGTGTCCCAAAACCCAGAGTTAGGCTTGACAAGATCTTGCAACAGCAATGTGATATGTTTCTCAACTCAACTAGACAATTAATGTCCTTACATTGCTCTTATTAGGTTATGGATGCATCTAAGTCTAAATATTGGAGAATGTGTGATGCAGGAGCATAGCTGGCTTCCGACTAATTTAAATCTAAACACAAGCAGGAAAAAATGGTCTGAAGTTATTATTGGTGGTTATGGTGGGTAACACCTTTAAAATTTCATCGACATAATAAGAATTGATTGATTGCAGCtagtgaaggattttcttggcatagAGTAGTGGCAAGTTGGAATATTTAATGGTGGTGGTAGGATCCTAATGGTTAGTGATGATAGTTAAAAGAAAACAATTTGATGGTTGAGCCTAATGATGACCTCCTAGAATAAGAGTCCTCCATTCTATATAAAAAAGGATAGAGGCATTCAATGAGGAGAAAGTGGTTGGATGGAAAGTAAGGAAGTGCATGGAATTTATTAGGGGCATCAAAGggtatagaaagaaaaaggaatgcATATGGACAAGAGGACAACGAAAAGATAAAACAAAGTTTTGAGGAAGAGAAGGTGTGGAAAGTTTTGGTTTTCATTTGGTGATTTCTGGTTGAGATTATTTTTAAGATTTATTTCGTGGTGGATGTAGAAAATTAAGGTCTTTATGTGTTGATTCTTGGTCGCAGTTGCTCTAGAGTTGCTTTTGTTTGGTGCTAGCAATTAGCTGTCCACTTGGCACTACCTTCTAGCAGATAGCTTTGTTGTGTTGTTACTGTTTATTGCCTACGTAGGCCTTGGCGTTGTGTCATCATCTCTAGCATTAAATAAGTGctagatttttatttttcatatgtGTTATCAAGAGGATATATCTATATATGATTAGAGTTTCATCCAGTTCTTTGTGATTGACAAGAGAGAaccacatgaaataaaatctatcaaGCTTTATTGTCATGTAAACTGTGTAGTGCAGAAGATTTGTATTGATTCAAATGTCTAAGAGATTTAGTCTTTTGTCACCATTGTTTGTATTAGAATGTGTTTCTTCAACAGTAATTGAGGTGTTTGAATATTGTAAGGCTACCTAGATTGGCTACCCATTTTGGGTACCCATTTCATGAATGTATCACTATGTGAGCTCCTCGAATCTAGTGGGAAGCATCTTTGAACCAGAATAATTGTATAATGAAATACTTATGAGCTTTGCATGTCTGCAAATTTCTTCTGGCAGTTCTCTTAGACTCGAACatccatcaaaatatgtacagCAATTTCACACAAACATCACACCTCCAAGGCTATAGGGAAGACACGTAAAACTCATACATCCATCTAGTTGTAAATAAGTTAAATACAATGAGTTTCCCAATGTAGCAATGAGACAAATAATATTGGAACAACAGGATATGTGCAATCGCTGTAATGATGTAATTTTTTATAATTCACAAGGGACCTCTTGCAAACCCCAATAATTATATACAAATCGGTGCTAGTAAGAGTGGTCAAATCTCCAAGTCTTGCTGGTAAATGATCCAAATTGGGATAGCTTCTATAATCCAACTACTAAAAGATCATACCTTGAGAAGCAACTATGGACATTCTACTAGGCCTTCACTATAAAATTTTGCAGCTAATCctgcaaaatagagaaaagatctagctggaaaataaaagagcaaaacttgcaaagaaaatcagaacaaagaactcatcaaccattttcattatTAACAAATCtatatgattacaaatgatatatagatcacaagagtagaaattatgcatgagatgcatgaaatttctgaAGATCAATAATTAACTGCATGAAATGTTGAACTGGAACTGAAGTAGGCAGAGGAAGTTAAAAATCTATAACTCCTTTGTTAGCTTATGCATGATCAAGAGTCTCTCCATGAATTACGGAGATAACAGACTCCAAAGTtgcgctaacacccccccttaagccttaCTAAGGAGAGATATGAGAAATATGGGTTTTGGCAATAAATCCTGATTAGGAACCCAgttacaaagaagaaaggagaaaactcCTAACCATTATTCAAACTTAAGAAGAAAGTGGCAAACTGCAAAAGAATCCACACTGCAATAGGATTGTATCAAAATCATAGAAACCATTGCATGAGTACCTTtgggatactttgaaaatgcagttgtacatattctgtattgctcaaatggatgaacagaCAGGTACACGGTCTCTGAATACAGAAACTAACCATCTGAAGACAGGAAGATATGGATCTACAGAAATGTGCTTCAAGCTGAAGAACAACAAAGATGACCTCTGgttgggatgatgccattgtatatgcattgctcaataatgtcctactagaaagaaactctggaagcactcggagatgcgactctggaatctcatgtagtcaggaaccctgctagaaagaatctctaggagcaaacaaagttgcaacattggaatctcatgtagacaagaATTTAGAACAAATCAACATTTTCACTGTCAATTGGAGGAAGAGTACACAGCAACATTAATCTTCTATTTTATACGAGAGACTTATTGAAAGAAACCTATACAAAATGCATTAAGCAAAACctcatataaactttctaaaagtttaattttttaataaagtcCCAAATTTTCCAGATGTTCGTCATGCAGTGCTTGCAAAGCACGtacaattttaaagaatcaatatagaAAGAAAATCAAGGAGCATGCAAAAATGAGGGGAACAATATGCATGCATTTAGAAATAGAGATCTACGTTAGCTTCCATGATGATGCTAATCTTCATAAATCTGCCTGCAAATAATCATTAATGCTTCTTCTTCCTAgcaaactcgctctgataccatgtaaaattttgcagcaaatcctgcaaaatagagaaaagatcTAGCTGGAAAATAAAAGAGCAAAACTTGCAAAGAAAATCAGTACAAAGAACTCATTAGCCATTTTCATTATTAACAAATCtgtatgattacaaatgatatatagatcacaagagcaaaaattatgcatgagatgcatgaaatttctgaAAATCAACAATTAACTGCAtaaaatgttgaaatggatttgaagtAGGTAGAGGAAGTTAAAAATCTATAACTCCTTTGTTAGCTTATGTATGAGCAAGAGTCTCTCTGTGAATTACAGAGATAACAGACTCCAAAGTtgcgctaacacccccccttaagcctaactaaggagagatatgaGAAATATGGGTTTTGGCAATAAAGCCTAATTaggaacccaattacaaagaagaaaggagaaaactcCTAACCATTATTCAAACTTAAGAAGAAAGATGCAAATTGCAAATGAATCCACACTGCAATAGGATTGTATCAAAATCATAGAAACCACAACATTAGTACGTTtgggatactttgaaaatgcagCTGTACATATTTTgtattgctcaaatggatgaacaaataGGTACACGGTCTCTGAATACAGAAACTAACCATCTGAAGATAGTAAGATATGAATCTGCAGAAATGTGCTTCAAGCTGAAGAACTGCAAAGATGACCTCTGgttgggatgatgccattgtatatccattgctcaataatgtcctgctagaaagaaactctggaagcactcgaagatgcgactctggaatctcatgtagtcaggaaccctgctagaaagaatctctaggagcaaacaaagttgccacattggaatctcatgtagacaagaatttagaacaaaagaacattTTGGCTATCAATTGGAGGAAGAGTGCACAGCAACATTAATCTTCTATTTTATATGAGaaacttattgaaagaaacctatactaaatgcattaagAAAAACctcatataaactttctaaaagttttATATTTTTATGAAGTCCCAAATTTTCCAGATCTTCGTCATGGAGTGCTTGCAAAGCATGtacaattttaaagaatcaatatagaaaaaaaataaagGAGCATGCAAAAATGAGGGGAAGAATATGCATACATTTAGAAATAGAGATCTACATCAGCTTCAATGATGGTGCTAATCTTCAAAAATTTGCCTACAAATAATCGTTAATGCTTCTTCTTCCTAGCAAACTTGCTCttataccatgtaaaattttgcaactaATCCTGCAAAATGGAGAAAAGATCTAGCTGGAAAACAAAAGAGCAAAACTTGCAAAGAAAATCATAACAAAGaaatcatcaaccattttcattatTAACAAGTCtgtatgattacaaatgatatatagatcacaagagcagaaattatgcatgagatgcatgaaatttctgaAGATCAACAATTAACTGCATGAAATGTTGAAATGGAATTGAAGTAGGCAGAGGAAGTTAAAAATCTATAACTCCTTTGTTAGCTTATGCATGAGCAAGAGTCTCTCCGTGAATTACGAAGATAATAGACTCCAAAGTTGAGCTAACATTCACATCTGGCCAGCCATAACCTTACCAACATCCATTCAAAACAAATACCTTTAACGAATGCAAAAACAACAACTTGGTGATTCCATGTATGTGGCTAATGTTCCACCTTAAAAAGATTAGCACTTTTTAACATTGAAGATTCTCCAAGTTGAAATGTTAAATATCATATCATAAAACACTAAACTTGGTTGGGAAACTGGAATATTACAAGGAAGTAGGAAAACATCACAATTGAGAAGGAACCTTAGGTGTACTAAAAAAGTGTTTTCCTCATAAGAAATATATCTCTAATGTTTGAGATTAAATATATTGGTGGATTTGCTAAATGCTGAGTAAAAAAAAATTAGCTCTTCAAACTTTTTGTGCACTTACTTTTCTAAGTTTCCGTTTCTTCCATAACAAATAGTCGTAGACGTGGTGCTCATGGCATGAAAATTCTCTTCGGGTATTTGGAAGGAGCTCCTACTTCTAATGCAAACTTCTTTTACTAGGAAAGGAAGTTGTTGCAATTCAGATGCTCTGTCATACAAATTTAacaaaaattatgattaaacgaACCAACCAGAGTACATTTAATTGATAAAGGTTTTGTAGTTCAAAACTTGGGTTGAATAAATTAAACGAAGTGGTTAAGAAGCTCACACTCTTCCAAATAACTAACCGAATATGCACGCACCTCATTTTTCAAGGCCATAGGGAAATCGTACGGATTTGTAACTTGTGTTTCGATATGCAGTGCCAACTAGTCAAACAAGATAATGAATGcttatcttcttatcttttcttctAATAAAGGATTCTTCTTGTAGGCATTCTATTTCTTCTCTCCTACATTCCACGCAACTTTCTTCCACTCGCCATCATAGATTAATGAGGATACGTCCAGGATTGTCTTCTTATCACTTGTCTTAAACTCCTAATAGAGAAAGAAAACCCTTGGCTCATTAGAAATGTACTACTACTTATTGACAAAAAAATATTCTCTAGATTGTATCCAATGAACTACTTGTTCATGATCTTTGACTTTATTCTTTCGCTGATGAAGATGAGCTCCAACAACTTCCCAAAATAGAGGACAACAACTGTATTTCTTTCCACAGTGTGAGGTCTTTACTGCAATATGGAGCATGTCCCGTTTCCTAGCAGTTTTCCTAAACAAGATTCTTCATAAATGGCTATTCAGCCTTTAGGAGGCACCAATATGTAAGTTATGTAGTATGTGGGAAATTTATTTATTGGCGCATCCTAGGGGCTAGATAGAAATTTCCAAATTCAAAAGGTTAAATCAATAGAAAAAGAGATTAAATGTGAAGGTTTACAGACGACTAcaaaattagaaagattaaatgcGATAAATTTGAAAAGGTTCCATTCCATAGCCTTCTATCACTTATGAGAGATATCTTTCTCTTGATGTTAAAAGCAACCTGGGTTTACCCCAAGGTTAAGACAACTTAGCTTGCTACCCATGGTTAACTGTGCTTGATTTGGAGTCCTATTGGGATGTGTAACCTCCGACGAAGGCCCAATGCTTCAACTgtttgagcatcacctagatgcaatgagtattaagagtaccattcattctcatgagagatgggtttttTTGAATTGCTACTCATGAAACAAGGCTCAATGAGTTTTCTAAAAAACTACACAATTCTTGATAGTagtatcataatttgacttgctgtggaaaacATCTCCTACTTAAAAAGGTTTAAGTTTATTCACAACAACATATATGTAAATTTTCTATGAGGACATGTTATTAGTTAAGTTCTTTCGAAGGAAACAAGGATTATGGTCTAGAATGGTTCTTTTCATTACCCCATGGGTCTTTTCATGTGTCATTGCAGTGTTCATGTGTGTAAGGtttaaatagagaaaaataaaatattatacataATTTGGATCAAGTGCATTGGTTCTAGGTATTCAAAATTATGATGTTCAACCTATGGAAGCTAGAGAAAAGACtcaatctcttttggatattgGAGCATAATCTCAAAGTATACTAGATAGGGGGCCTTGCTtggtatttatattttttaataatgttAACCTCATATTAATACTTAAAATGTCAACCAACCTCATTGATGTTAGAGATGAATCTCAATATCCTTCCTAGTCGTATGcatatgtgaatttaattaaataggttAAGGTAAATTTCATAAGAATATAATTAGTAATGGATGGATGGTCTAACGAAATGCTATCCAAGTGTGTATCCTAACATCTAGATCTAAGTTATATCActcaaaattaaccaaataatgGAATAATTTTAAGTACaatataaattgaatagacaaattgatttatttcattcattCATGGTAATTGCACCAAGATACTAAGCATTTTAATAAGGTATTGAATCCTTGAAATATTTTTATACTGAAAGGTCTTATAATCCAATATATTATGCTTCAATAAGAATTAATTTCTAGTTTAGTTAGTCACAAACTATTTTTGCAACATGAATTGTACTACCAATCTTTATCCTTTGCCTACACTGCATGCAATGCATAGCTAGTCCTCGTTAATGCACCATCAAGCTTTCAATCTAAGCTTTAGGGTTCACAATTGAAACATGTCTTCTACCTAGATCTAATTCTACTTTAACTCTCAGTTCAAGCCATATCCTTTccctttcaattttttttctttgttgagtCTTTTATATAGGCAACCATTAACACAATCCATAGAAGAAAGGGACTAACAATCTCAATGTGGAAAAAGGATGATCTTATCATGTGTTTCTTAATTTATATATTTCCATCATTCCTAGGCATTACAAAGCATATACTCCGATAAAACAAAACAGAACAATGGATCTGGGCACTCCTCGACTCTCAGTTATATCTTCCTAGCGCCCCCAACATCTTGTTACTTCTTTTAGCAGTGTTTTGTATTTCGCTCAACCGTTTAACGGCAAAATTCTTTCAAGTGTATAATAGAAATTTTCGATAACATTTGCTTTAACAACTAACGTAAAACCGTATGCGGGTTTAGGAAGATGTCAATTatatattctataaacaaaatttaagttttaaatttaccTATCGACGCATCCATTGATCATTTATGCCTTTTGGCGTTTCAAATACTAGTAAGAACTCTTTAAATACGGACCCTCTAAGACTTATCATCGCAATGTATTAAATCATATCAGTTTTATATTTTGTATTACCTTTGCTGAATTTTCTATCCTCTcagttttatttagtttttttttcctaatttCGGTGTCAATGGAAGGCAAGGTGATTTTAAGCAGTTCCGACGGTCAAGTATTCGAAGTAGATATGAAAGTGGCCATGATATCGCAAACCTTAAGTAATATGTTAAAGGATACAGAGGATACAGGTAGTGAGACAGCTCCCATCAAATTGGCAAATGTTTCCAGTAGAATTTTTAATCTTATTATCGAATACGGCAAATACCATGTTGAAGCCCAAAAGTCGGATACAAGCGGACCAACTGCGGATTTGAAGAAACGGGTTAGGGAGTTGGTAGCTGATGATAAAGACACTCTCTTCCAGTTGATGATCGTATGTTTCATTGTTTTACTGGTTCTCATGAAAAACAAAAAGCATTGCTCTCTTAAACCTTAGCTGCGTTATTTGCTGCTTTTTTCTCCTCACATGATTTATTCAAAAATTGTTCTGTGCAGGCAGCAAATTTCCTTCACATTCAGAGTCTTCTTGATTTATCATACCAGATTGTGGCTGAGGACATTGCAGCATGTAAAGACCAACAAATGATTCGCCAAAAATATAACATAGAAAATGACTATAGTCCTGAAGAGGAGGAAGAGGTTTTAAAGCTGCATAATATATTTGAATGATAGTTTCGAGTTTGATACACTTTTTTGAGTTTTCAAATTTTGGAATTTGAATCATATATTTAGTATTAAAACCAACTAAAATGATTCTTGATTTTGAACCGGAATATAATACAAATCTTATAGTATTTATCcgttttattaatattatttatcatttttttatattttatatttcaaaatatttgtcaGTCATGTGTTTAtatattcatttttgtaaaatatgtCAGGCATAAATAAATTACGTTCAAAAGCtagaaatattataaaaaatattgatgaaattcgaaaatatttcattttaaaaagaaataatttgTATTGGTATTTGTTTAGTTTGATTGTTATATTTGCACATGTGTAAATCTTAATAGTTTTTTTCGACACGCATATGCACTCGGAATTCTACTTATAATAATAGAGAAGCTATTTTTAGTTCACAAAATATTTTGGTATTGGTGATAGATTTGGATGGTATTAGATGTGCATTAGCTTTAGTCTTGGGATTTGGCATCAATAGTTCTAATGCTACTACTTATTTTCCATCTACTTCTAAACCCTCCTAAAATTTTAATGCACCTTTTCGATCTAAACTCGCTTCTAGAATTAATTTTAATGTCACAAGCAAAGTCTAAGGTCCTCGTGCTTCATGAATAACCTCATACTTTAACTCAATAAATAAACATCTCGTTACAAATGAGTTGCGTTTTTCCATGTGTCTTGCGATTTTTGTGTGAGCCCTACAGTTGATTTTCCAATCTGAGGAGGTTGTTCATTCATCATTAGACTAAAATGTATTCTTGCATGGTTTCTGCCACTTGCAAGAACCAAGCATTGTGATATTTAGTCTCATTTGAACCAACCATTGATCTtcaacatcatgatcttatcatgtTGATAGTGTACATCGGCACTAAAATTGTGAGGTCTTTTTATATGGAATTGCATCTTCCTTCATTTGGTGATGTCTTGTATTTCATAGGACCATCTCTATTCCATCATTTTCTCATTATCTCTTATTAACGCATACTATTTTGTATACATAAGGAACTTCACCTTTTGCAGAAATCAACCATATTATCATTCCTTAGAAAAATTGTACACATTTTTCTTGAGAGTATTTAAAATCTTATCTGTTATGTGCATCTTATTGATATCCCCGTCATGACCTTTTGATCATGAAATCTCATAGATCTATCCTAGCAAATCTAAAGGTGATAAAATAacctaaaatattttaaaaatttgacacCACGCATTGTACAG is a genomic window of Cryptomeria japonica chromosome 7, Sugi_1.0, whole genome shotgun sequence containing:
- the LOC131856637 gene encoding SKP1-like protein 1B; this translates as MEGKVILSSSDGQVFEVDMKVAMISQTLSNMLKDTEDTGSETAPIKLANVSSRIFNLIIEYGKYHVEAQKSDTSGPTADLKKRVRELVADDKDTLFQLMIAANFLHIQSLLDLSYQIVAEDIAACKDQQMIRQKYNIENDYSPEEEEEVLKLHNIFE